TTTGAACGTTTTTAATGACGAAGGGCTGAGCGAGGAAGATAAAGCGAAAATGACCGCTGAAACGGCAGCCAATAGCGTCTGGTATAATCTGGAACAGAATGAGGTACAAAAAATTGCAGGGGCACAGGTTACATTGGGGAAGTACGATGCATTTCAGATTTACGGCTCTTTTATCAGTGAGGATCATTCCCTGCCTAGTATCATTGTCTGCTGGATTTTTGAGGATGAAAACAACGTGCTCCATTATATTTCTGCGGAGGCTCCCGTAGAGAATTCAGCAGAAATCCTCTCATACATAGAAGACTCCTATACATTACCTTGAGGAAGTTCTTGCGAAGCCAGTATGAAATGCTTTTGAACATATAATCATTTTTAGCTGTACCTATAAAAAGCCAGAAAAAGGAAGAGCTTATTATGATGGCCCAGGGAAATTTTTGAACTGTATTACCTGGAAGCAGGGGAGCGTTACCATGTGGTCCGCGATCAGGTATATTGTATGCACTTAGGAGAGTCTTAGTACAATCCTTAATATGCTGTTTTTAACCCTGGTCCAGCAAGAACAGGTGGCAGTGCCCTTAGAGGAGCAGACCCGGATGGGGAGCGTGATTAATTATATCCACAACCACTACGCCGAGGATTTAAAGCTGGAAAAACTGGCTCAGATATTCTATATAAGCCCATATTATCTGTGTAGGGAGTTTAAGCGGCAAACCAACCGCACGATTACGCAGTACATTAACATTACGAGGATTATGAATGCCCAGCGCATGTTCATGGAGACCGACGAGAATGTGACAGAGATTAGTAAGGCCACGGGATTTTCCAATATAATCCATTTTAATCGGGTGTTTAAAAACGTGACCGGCATGATGGGAAACTAAACAAAATAATTTTTTGCAAAGACAGAAAAAAAGAAGAGCCTGATGCGGACATTAGCTGCATCAGGCTCTTTCCAGCGGAGCGGGTGGGATTTGAACCCACGTGCCGGTTGCCCGACAACCTGATTTCGAGTCAGGCTCGTTATGACCACTTCGATACCGCTCCATATTTTATTTTTATACACCAAATCTGGGCCAAAACTCAGGTTTTAACTCCGCTTTCTATTACAGCCCGCCTTAAACAAAAACGAACGATTCAATTATACACGATAAATAAGATTTTGGGTAGTACTTTCAGTAAAATTTTTACTTTTCCCCGTATAAGCTTCTATGCTATGGAAATAATAGGAATGTATATTAAAAAGTACACATTTTTTCCTGGAATATCCTTATTATTTTGGTTAAATAAGAGATAAATGATTGAAATCAAGGCATAGGAGGTCTTAATGTGAGACAAATGAAGCATACATTTTCCACAGTAGAAGAGCTGGTTGCATTTGTAGTAAGAGCAGAAAAGTGTAATTGTGATGTTAAAGTTGTTTATAACCAATTGGTTATTGACGGGAAATCACTGATGGGCATTATGATCATAGGCATTGGAAAACAGGTGGAAATCATTTGCTATAATGCGGCAGTGTCCCCTGAGGAATTGGTAGGCAGTGCAGCCTGATTGTCAGTCATAAATACAAGAAATAAACCGGTCCCCGCTTTTTATAACAGGAAGCGAAGACCGGTTTATTTTGTTAAAATACGGCTTTTCCTTGCAAACGGTATTTATAAGAGATATAATTTTTTATTGTTTGCAGGAGATTACCTGCTGATGAATAAAGTACAAGCCAGAAGCCCATGTAACCTTGTATTGCGCTGATAAAATGGGGCTTGTCTAAAAAAGGAGGAAATATTATGCGGACGGAAGGTAATACGGTAAAGAAAACCATAGACCGTTACCGCAGTTTTCGTTATGCATTAATACTGGAAGGCATTGCCGTAGGGGCTATATCAGGAGCCGTAGTTGTGCTTTTCCGGTATCTGTTAAGCTATGCAGATGGACTGCTGCGTTCGGTTTTGGATTACGGCAGGGATCATAGCTGGTTTGTGCCGGTATGGTTTATTATTTTGGCAGCCGCGGCATTTGTTGTGGCTCTTTTGCTTAAATGGGAATCATTTATATCAGGAAGCGGAATCCCTCAGGTAGAGGGAGAGATGATCGGAGAGCTGGATCCCTGCTGGTGGAAGGTTCTTGCTGCCAAACTGGGCGGAGGCCTGCTGTC
The nucleotide sequence above comes from Lacrimispora sp. BS-2. Encoded proteins:
- a CDS encoding AraC family transcriptional regulator translates to MGSVINYIHNHYAEDLKLEKLAQIFYISPYYLCREFKRQTNRTITQYINITRIMNAQRMFMETDENVTEISKATGFSNIIHFNRVFKNVTGMMGN
- a CDS encoding HPr family phosphocarrier protein is translated as MKHTFSTVEELVAFVVRAEKCNCDVKVVYNQLVIDGKSLMGIMIIGIGKQVEIICYNAAVSPEELVGSAA